In Mycteria americana isolate JAX WOST 10 ecotype Jacksonville Zoo and Gardens chromosome 5, USCA_MyAme_1.0, whole genome shotgun sequence, one DNA window encodes the following:
- the LOC142409648 gene encoding proto-oncogene Mas-like — protein MNTSTTSIFLPTATSQAHGTNQSGAVGKTEPSYAVLKFMESFCLISAACGMVGNGMVLWYLGFRIRRNHFTVYILNLAAADFGYLLCIAIETVQYLMQFNVGVQFGIFLFLDLFMYGTGLYLLTTISIERCLSVLCPIWCRSHRPKHLSAIISGLLWGLSLLLNTLGYVLCTVRPSARSCHLLLISIGALDFLFCTPLMLLFSLTLFLRVKCSSQHHRTGRLFTVIMLTVLFFLIFAVPLSVLILFDFLGYKFLYSPEIGFVLSCVNSTLNPVIYFVVGSYRDRRIKFTLRLAFQRAFEDSADDKDERETRDTITMSS, from the coding sequence ATGAATACTTCAACTACATCAATCTTCCTTCCAACTGCAACCAGCCAGGCTCATGGGACTAATCAGAGTGGGGCAGTGGGAAAGACAGAGCCATCATATGCTGTCCTCAAGTTCATGGAGAGCTTCTGCCTCATCAGTGCTGCCTGTGGGATGGTGGGAAATGGCATGGTCCTATGGTACCTTGGCTTCCGCATCCGGAGAAACCACTTCACTGTCTACATCCTGAACCTGGCCGCTGCCGACTTTGGGTATCTCCTCTGCATCGCCATTGAGACGGTTCAGTACCTGATGCAGTTCAACGTCGGGGTGCAGTTTGGGATATTCCTCTTCCTGGATCTTTTCATGTATGGGACGGGCTTGTATCTCCTGACCACCATCAGCATTGAGAGGTGCCTGTCCGTCCTCTGTCCAATCTGGTGCCGAAGCCACCGCCCAAAGCACTTGTCCGCCATCATCTCTGGCCTGCTCTGGggtctctccctgctgctgaacACGCTCGGGTATGTTTTGTGTACCGTTCGcccctctgccaggagctgccaTCTCCTGCTCATCTCCATCGGAGCCTTGGACTTCCTCTTCTGCACGCCCCTCATGCTGCTCTTCAGCCTGACCCTCTTCCTTAGAGTCAAATGCAGCTCCCAACACCACCGAACAGGCAGGCTCTTCACCGTCATCATGCTCACCgtcctcttcttcctcattttcGCTGTGCCTCTGAGCGTCCTGATCCTCTTTGACTTCTTGGGCTACAAATTTCTCTACTCCCCGGAGATCGGCTTTGTGCTGTCCTGCGTGAATAGCACTCTCAACCCTGTCATTTACTTCGTTGTGGGGAGCTACAGGGATCGGAGAATCAAGTTCACCCTCAGGCTGGCGTTCCAGAGGGCTTTTGAAGATTCAGCAGATGACAAAGATGAACGGGAAACCCGTGACACAATAACTATGTCCTCCTAA